The sequence TGGTTGCTGAAGATTTTGAGCAACTGGATACTGTAGATTCGAAGTCTCTTGTGGATAAATCTGTTGAGAAAGACTTGTGTGTGGTAAAGAGGATGGTAAGGAAGGGGTATCATGACTTACTGAATAATTAggtaaattttcagaaattgtTGGTTGGATTTGCTGTTGCTGCTGGATTGTTGGTTGATAAGGATTAACGTAAACTTCACGGTTTACATTTTGAAACTCATACTGCTGGGTCCCAGTACTagaattttgagaattttgaTCTTGGCCTATATTTGCTGGCTGAAGTTGTCCAGCAGAAACATGCGATGGTGATTGATTTGGTGGCAAAGTCTGATACGATTGATTGTAGTTTGACTGTTGTCCTTGAACAGCTTGGTATCCTGTATTAGCAATTGTGTACCCTTGATTTGTACGATAATCTGAGTATTGAGAATATGCATTTGCATCTTCATATCCTTGATCAGTATATTGAGTTTGATTTTGTGGTAAAGATATTGAATCGTTTCTTATATTATTGTATCCCGCGTATTGATTACTATTACTCGCAACTTCCGTATTTGTAATATTACCTGCTTGGTGGTACATATTTTCACTGTTGGTCGTATTTGATTTAGCGAAACCTTGAACAGACGTACTTTGACTTGTTgaagtataattataatgttgaGGAATATAAGAATTCCCTTGATTcatatagtaattattataaccgTAGTATTGATACATTTGCTGAGGATCTTGAAGTGCTGGATCTGTTGTCATAGGAGGGACTGCATGAATCGGAATACTATCAGAACCAATAGGAGATTCAGTGGAATAAGGTTTTATAGGAGTATGAGTATTTGGTTGTACTGGAGCAACAGGAATTGTTTGTTTATCTCCATAAGTATTTTGATAAGacggattattttttagtctatTTGCCAAGTGATCTCTTAACTTCATTCCCGAGCCTGTTTTTTTCTCAGGTGTCATTGATACTGTAGATTCACTCGAACTAGTTTTACCATTTCTCGCAAGAATTTGTTCACGTTCTTCTTCTTGGACTCTACATGTACTTTTAACTCTTTGCAAAAGTTTTGTAACATTCATTTCtaatttacgataaaattcTAAACCTTTTGATGCTTTGGCTAACAAATCTTCATAAGCAtcataagaattaattaatgctGATATCATTGATTCGCGTTTTTTCATGACTTCTTCTACAGACTTACGAGTCTCAACTGTTCGTGCATAAGCATCCGTCAAAGCTGTCAGTATATTATCTTGAGCAGCGAGATTTTGAtcaattaagttaattaaagatTGATGCTTTTCAAGCTGCTCAGAAAATAGAGTGTCCAATGGCGCTGATTCAGCTGTTGCTGTTACTAAAATACGGGTGAGATTATCGGATGATATAGACTcccttaattttgaataaagttCACTTCTTTGTTTTTGCATTTCTTCTACTTTTCCAAGTATCCTCTTTAATTCTCGaacattttgtttttctgTTTCACTTCCACCTTTGACATTATGGTCAATTGAAGGAATGCTTGCCATCAGTTGATCTAATGGCTGCGACAGCTTTTgaagattatttaaatggagTGACATTGCTCGGTGAAGAGCTTGATTACTTTCTGATGCTTTGGCATGGGCTTcgtcatatttttttgcttctcTGGTTAAATCTGTTGCTACAATTGATGGAGGTCTTTTACCCATTGCTTCCTGGTATAATTTTTCCTTTTGATCTTCTTCTGTGagtaatttatcaatattcttTAACATTGTCTCAACATCACCGTATGTTGCTGATAATTTTGCTGTAATATCTTCAAGATCTTGAATAGCAGTTGGTTTAGCATTTAATGCTGCACATCTTTCTGCTAATCCTTCTGGAAATGGCAAAGTGTCAGCGTCTATTGTACGATCAGGATCCCAAAGACTCAAATgctgtaattttaatgatgcAAGAAACATTTCAAGTGCTTGATCTTTTTCTTCAATCTTTGAGCCTACTGCTCGAAGTTTTTTAGCTTTTTCCTCAGAATAAAGTGAACTCGCTTCATGAACTTTCATGGGAACTAATCTAGCGAAAATGTCAGGTCCAGATACTTCAGGATCATTGACATTGAAAGAAATACCTTTGACTAATGATGCACCATTTACCGTAGGCAAAGCATCCTTCTCAGGTACTTCCtcgtgataaataaattcattttcattttttgcagCCTTTCTTTTACCCTCAATTACGTCATTAGTAAATACAAGAGCTTCTTCAATTGCTTCCTTTTCACCAGCAACTCCTGTAATACCTGTGGATCCTTTGGCGCCAGCATGAAGAGCTCGTGCACTGTTTAAAGATGTTAATGCAGCGTTATAAAATGCTACACGTTCTCCCATTTTTTGTTGCTCTTCCGAGGTTAATCCTTGATACAATAGAGTAACAGCCATATGATAAGAacgtttaaatttaacataagtTTTCCaacttttatatgtttttgACCCAACTGTATCAGCAATAGTACTTTCTTCGCTATTACTTGGTTCCAATGTCCATAAAGCTAAAGCATAGTAATCGACTATTTGTTTAGCAACTTTAGCAACAATTGTTGGTTTACGGTTGTCTAGCATACTCTTTTCAAGTATACACTCTTGAGCTTGAGCAAGGCAAAGCTGATgcataaatttcattaactcCGGTGCCATATCAACTCCTGGTGGTTGTGGATAACTATTTTGCAAGTGTTCAAATGCCCAAGCAGCACATTGAAAATGAGAGCATGCCATTTTCATACCATCAGCTGATGTACGTTCTGTTCTAGCTCCCAATTGTGTATGTATCGCACcaatattgtataaaattgatattatttcaaaacGTATGTTTGATAAACTAAATACCATATTCGCATATGTATCTcgcctgaaataaaaaaaaataataatttttaataaaaatcaataattagttactaaataaacttataaaatgtttattttattaccatgAAAAGGAAACTGCTGCAGGTTCATCAATTCCCATGGGAAATCGACTTTGTACAAAATGCAACTGGCAATAATATCTTTTAAGTAATGAACAGCCTGCTACTGCTATTGGTGGACGAACTGCAGTAGCTCGAAGATTTTCTAACTGATGAATTTCATTTGTGTATGACTCTGGatcttcattataaaaatctcGAATAtactgtaataataaaaattaaagtaaataaatgatgcaatggataaaataaactgaccatagtataattaatatgagtaattattaatcattctGTGgacatagtaaaaataaaactaaataaaagcGTACTTACTTGTTTTAGTTTTGGTCCAAAAACCGTAGGTTCAGGACttacttttaattgaaacGATATCATAGGTAACCTTGGTACTgcttccattttttttatttgataatagatttaactaagcaattaaataatataatttatcatcaagtcagtgatgaaataaaattacagatgatctataataataataataattgtaaatatcaattaataataaaattattcaaaataaatgtttacaGGTAGAGTACATACAGATGACAAACGTCAAACTTTGTCAGACTTTTCTGGAGCTCATAAATGCCATGAAGCTGTCTTCACTTTCCACTCGCAATAATTTCAAGTTATGTAGTcggtaaaagataaaaaatttataagtacgTGACAACTCAAcacatattataatattttaaatggattaataaagttgataaaaatttcatttgaattactATTGACATAGCTTATaacaaactaaataattaacgtAAAAACACTtgatttgttaataattgtaTTATAGCTATAATATTCTAAGGTTATTTTCACTGAacttctaaaaaatattcttaatcATTGATACAAATACGTGACTAACTTCAAGCaaatgtttacaaaaaaaaatcttcacaATCAGCTGTATTCACCTGGAAAAAATAACGCAGTAGTCGCATACAGTAGCAGTAGCGTAGTGATTTTCAAAGAGAATTAAGAACTaaacgattttattattttttctaataataaaataccaacaaaattaattattcatacaaACAACTTatactgatttattttttcaatagacatttttaagagtattcaaattaattttacttatttggtgttggataattttttttttgtaacttttattatttataattataaatattttattccatCCGAAACTACCATCCAAATCTGCACCGATGGGTTAAGCTGAGAGATTTATATATCTCATAGTAGTGgaacataatatttattatatttatatgacaaaaatatgagtgaaaagttaataaatatggaTAAGCCAATACCGAAACCTAGAACTCGTCGTTTGAATTGTAGATTAAATTGTGACGATACGTTAAATCTTGAAGACACTTTGTTATCATTTAATGGACCAATTGGACAGGAGCAAGCTTGGGCAGTTTGTCATCAAACTGCTAAATGTCTCGCTGCACTTGgaccaaataaattacaagaatTGACTCGTCttactcaaattttattgcataAAGAAGGTTATGTCTTGCTGGATTTACCTACAGGTTATTATATTAGTTTAGTCaacattgaaaataaatattccagttgatattaatttaaaatatttatttgtttttcagACTCGCATGCTATGCATTCATCAGAAAGGAAGGTAAGCAAATTAACAAccaactataaaaaaaaatcataagtgtgaatgtagcagatatcagacaaatttcaaattatcaataaatagagtaaataattaataaaataaaattttttaaaaatgggcacattattttttaaattatttactctatttatttataattttaaatttgtttgatgtctgatacattcacactcataaaaaatcataatttattctaaaccggtcttatattttaattattttttataggtCGTTTTTTCTTTGggagttttaattttcaaggCTCTAGACTTCCGGTTGGATCAAAAAGAAGAGAGACGATTGTCCTTGGATTTAAAAGATTTGATTAATTTGATGACAAGCTGTGATGAAGGTATTGATATAGATAAgagatttttatatttttaagctttgaaaatttatcattgaatatttattttttatcaattagaaTATGAACCTGAAGAACGACATGAAACTGATGATGAAGGTATTGGACGCGACTCTGAAGCAGAAATGGATGAGCCACATGAGAATGGTTCATACATTAGCAATCCTGATTATTATAGTTTGAAGAACAttattcaagtaaaaattaaaataatttataaagattaatgataaacaaaatattaattaaatatttttgattttatttaggtaTGCGTTAAACATGTGCAGGGAACTGAAGAGCAAGCAGATGTTCATTACCGAGCAGTAATCCGTGCATTTGTCCATGAAGCACTTGAATTAACGCAGTTTCttgaaaaagttgcagttGAACGATTTCAAGATAGTCCTACACATTTTTCTAAACATTCTGAGCCAA comes from Microplitis demolitor isolate Queensland-Clemson2020A chromosome 8, iyMicDemo2.1a, whole genome shotgun sequence and encodes:
- the LOC103573931 gene encoding tyrosine-protein phosphatase non-receptor type 23, encoding MEAVPRLPMISFQLKVSPEPTVFGPKLKQYIRDFYNEDPESYTNEIHQLENLRATAVRPPIAVAGCSLLKRYYCQLHFVQSRFPMGIDEPAAVSFSWRDTYANMVFSLSNIRFEIISILYNIGAIHTQLGARTERTSADGMKMACSHFQCAAWAFEHLQNSYPQPPGVDMAPELMKFMHQLCLAQAQECILEKSMLDNRKPTIVAKVAKQIVDYYALALWTLEPSNSEESTIADTVGSKTYKSWKTYVKFKRSYHMAVTLLYQGLTSEEQQKMGERVAFYNAALTSLNSARALHAGAKGSTGITGVAGEKEAIEEALVFTNDVIEGKRKAAKNENEFIYHEEVPEKDALPTVNGASLVKGISFNVNDPEVSGPDIFARLVPMKVHEASSLYSEEKAKKLRAVGSKIEEKDQALEMFLASLKLQHLSLWDPDRTIDADTLPFPEGLAERCAALNAKPTAIQDLEDITAKLSATYGDVETMLKNIDKLLTEEDQKEKLYQEAMGKRPPSIVATDLTREAKKYDEAHAKASESNQALHRAMSLHLNNLQKLSQPLDQLMASIPSIDHNVKGGSETEKQNVRELKRILGKVEEMQKQRSELYSKLRESISSDNLTRILVTATAESAPLDTLFSEQLEKHQSLINLIDQNLAAQDNILTALTDAYARTVETRKSVEEVMKKRESMISALINSYDAYEDLLAKASKGLEFYRKLEMNVTKLLQRVKSTCRVQEEEREQILARNGKTSSSESTVSMTPEKKTGSGMKLRDHLANRLKNNPSYQNTYGDKQTIPVAPVQPNTHTPIKPYSTESPIGSDSIPIHAVPPMTTDPALQDPQQMYQYYGYNNYYMNQGNSYIPQHYNYTSTSQSTSVQGFAKSNTTNSENMYHQAGNITNTEVASNSNQYAGYNNIRNDSISLPQNQTQYTDQGYEDANAYSQYSDYRTNQGYTIANTGYQAVQGQQSNYNQSYQTLPPNQSPSHVSAGQLQPANIGQDQNSQNSSTGTQQYEFQNVNREVYVNPYQPTIQQQQQIQPTISENLPNYSVSHDTPSLPSSLPHTSLSQQIYPQETSNLQYPVAQNLQQPSVHTANPGYNVPEQYLTNQTTGITSNDTSPLPSTYSGTPSNVSGANPINQQYYHTNNNTSIQTVTAYVLPSQQGYVEGGQPSVPTSQVPVNPPIQTYPNTYGQAYSIDANGHQYQMPPNSIAAQGISVNYANDPEIIQSHAKPSNVQGLIQNYQYSLQGHSGAMQYSTYPQGYTNSWDGQQVHTSSSDSYQGHPGYSYNPTLGGYEYSSGYQNSQSTQQVTISNQTSQSNDHSNSHYTNANNDSTTNITTSTQYSNGSFQSEVGSTAINSQPNTSYVQTYTQSSNNSKTTTSTTNSDIKKSDVSSTPKSNLDLLADLDITINHAPLVPEVHPIDKEIKFEPTSSIHEIDKIIEKKEEDAMSLSQIDDKLENLQIVWDTWYNDVQPKKDPLGDPIILQKFINDIEKYEKFVDSLTVKTLSGSTNLDIKWKEVQDFEERELKKQTTNVAQAHSNENRTSDWIPYDSTRVIITTADRSSDYINASHVKDLTQWTPTFIVAQSPIPQSFEAFWSMIWEQGSEVIACLCSDTQLNDIYWPTNKETNLTIGRFTLSLKNSMNNTTHVQRIIGIIHSEYKIERVVVHMQYLTWPATGLPSSPRPLLSFATDIMSEQALRHCPKPIVVHCLVGGPLSGLFLLAAATVCHVRAGNGVVDVPLVFSTLVKYRRCLISKEFLLFGYRMVLYHAQDTLMKRGILSSTKSTFDGFDNRKGNKGRLVKKNQHAHPSDDFLHNLGVGMQHGLVRQQVKDDKVGQSASQITVDPEEKTDRAQPVDPLSQLDPLWSIRK